In Alteracholeplasma palmae J233, a single genomic region encodes these proteins:
- a CDS encoding diacylglycerol/lipid kinase family protein, with amino-acid sequence MKALLIYNPVSGKGNSAKRLDHIKKYFENEKWTLDIHASKSAEDIIEVSYNHANIYELYLVLGGDGTISNVVNGMMKSDIRPKLLVLPTGTANDFASILGIKKSKIDETLNLIKEDSYRKMDIYKANDKFFTYAAAIGKFTDVSYDIKRRTVKRFGHFAYVLKGLSDILTKAKFNVKITLDDNTTYETTSFLLFVLSARRVAGFNFKKFGDHIKLNDGKLEIVVFKRRHFLSWIKFTFVYLRKGKISKKDIRLSVSSANVNITPINYKWNLDGEYGFDGCAKLLVVNEAIEVYATPKAIKKYFI; translated from the coding sequence ATATATAATCCAGTAAGCGGAAAAGGTAATTCTGCTAAGAGATTAGATCATATTAAAAAATACTTTGAAAATGAAAAATGGACACTAGATATTCACGCCTCTAAGAGCGCAGAAGATATTATTGAAGTTTCTTATAATCATGCAAACATATATGAACTTTATTTAGTTTTAGGTGGCGATGGAACCATTAGTAATGTTGTCAATGGAATGATGAAAAGTGATATCAGACCTAAACTTCTAGTCTTACCAACAGGAACAGCAAATGATTTTGCCAGTATCTTGGGCATTAAAAAGAGTAAAATTGATGAAACACTTAACTTAATCAAAGAAGATTCCTATAGGAAAATGGATATCTATAAAGCTAATGATAAGTTTTTTACATATGCCGCAGCAATCGGTAAGTTCACTGATGTAAGTTATGATATAAAAAGAAGAACAGTTAAAAGATTTGGTCATTTTGCATATGTGTTAAAAGGATTAAGTGATATTTTAACTAAAGCAAAGTTTAATGTCAAAATTACTTTAGACGATAATACTACTTATGAAACAACAAGTTTCTTATTATTTGTTTTATCAGCTAGAAGAGTGGCAGGTTTTAATTTTAAAAAATTTGGAGATCATATCAAATTAAACGATGGTAAGCTAGAAATTGTAGTATTTAAAAGAAGACATTTTTTAAGTTGGATTAAGTTTACATTTGTTTACTTAAGAAAAGGAAAGATTTCTAAAAAGGATATTAGATTAAGCGTATCAAGTGCTAATGTAAATATAACACCCATCAATTATAAATGGAATTTAGATGGAGAATATGGGTTTGATGGATGTGCAAAACTATTAGTAGTAAATGAAGCGATTGAAGTTTATGCTACACCAAAAGCAATTAAAAAGTATTTTATTTAG
- a CDS encoding PadR family transcriptional regulator: MISSDNIRGYNDLMILSLLEKEDSYAYLLSKKIKEITNEKYIIKETTLYSAMTRLEKNEFISSYYLDVQTGGSKRSYYKITAAGKEYLKEKKEEWKLVKYVVDKFTLEEE; the protein is encoded by the coding sequence ATGATAAGTAGTGATAATATTCGTGGATATAACGATTTAATGATTTTATCACTTTTGGAGAAAGAAGATTCATATGCCTATTTACTTTCTAAGAAAATTAAAGAGATAACGAATGAAAAATATATTATCAAAGAAACAACCCTTTATTCAGCAATGACAAGATTAGAGAAAAATGAATTTATTAGTTCTTATTATCTAGATGTTCAAACAGGTGGATCTAAAAGGTCTTACTATAAAATTACTGCAGCAGGAAAAGAATACTTGAAAGAAAAAAAAGAAGAGTGGAAACTCGTTAAATATGTAGTGGACAAATTTACTTTGGAGGAAGAATGA
- a CDS encoding permease prefix domain 1-containing protein: MNQTLKSFIDNLFIGIDSDEVLKIKEGLYQSTEEKYEDLLSEGLTENEAIGKVIAEFGDLKEILTELNIDNKVLNDKETKVIIKTEFERKYKSIKIAALLIGIATFLILTVVGVVATISELKEFSLKDLTQILVLIIGIIPSIGMYIYAGIKLESEKKQKNVLYVLAENTKEIVKKEVLDHKKKFVMAIISGVSLCLIGVVLFILGSGELENIFAERSIFYLLGFMLIGLAVFLFIYFGTVKEFLDDIENPSKIKGDKKDSMAEKVSGAIFIFATIIYLMSGFIYKAWGTMWIVYPISGLIVGIIHIFLGEEKE, translated from the coding sequence ATGAATCAAACATTAAAAAGTTTTATTGATAATTTATTTATAGGTATTGATAGTGATGAAGTTTTAAAAATAAAAGAAGGCTTATACCAGTCTACAGAAGAAAAATATGAAGACTTATTAAGCGAAGGGCTTACTGAAAATGAAGCAATTGGAAAAGTGATTGCAGAATTTGGTGATTTAAAAGAAATACTTACAGAATTAAACATAGATAATAAGGTTTTAAATGATAAAGAAACTAAAGTAATTATAAAAACTGAATTTGAAAGAAAATATAAATCTATAAAAATAGCAGCACTTCTAATTGGCATAGCAACATTTTTAATCTTAACGGTTGTTGGAGTAGTAGCAACTATTAGTGAATTAAAAGAATTTTCATTAAAAGATTTAACTCAAATTTTAGTTTTAATTATAGGAATTATCCCATCTATCGGAATGTATATTTATGCAGGAATTAAACTGGAATCAGAAAAAAAACAAAAAAATGTTTTATATGTTCTAGCTGAAAATACCAAAGAAATAGTAAAAAAAGAAGTTTTAGATCATAAAAAGAAATTTGTTATGGCAATTATTTCAGGTGTATCATTATGTCTTATAGGAGTTGTACTATTTATATTAGGATCTGGTGAATTAGAAAATATATTTGCTGAACGTTCTATTTTCTATTTACTTGGCTTTATGTTGATTGGATTAGCTGTATTCTTATTTATTTACTTTGGAACGGTCAAAGAATTTTTAGATGACATAGAAAATCCAAGTAAAATAAAAGGGGATAAAAAAGATTCAATGGCAGAAAAAGTAAGTGGAGCAATCTTTATTTTCGCAACGATCATTTATTTAATGAGTGGGTTTATCTATAAAGCTTGGGGAACAATGTGGATAGTATATCCGATTTCCGGGCTTATTGTAGGAATTATTCATATATTCTTAGGAGAAGAAAAGGAGTAA